One segment of Octopus sinensis linkage group LG27, ASM634580v1, whole genome shotgun sequence DNA contains the following:
- the LOC115225083 gene encoding zinc finger protein 271-like gives MNHFTKRKYPEVREPYHCDICGNSFTEERVLAKHNSDLIKHKRIHTGDIKHKCSHTREEPYHCNICDKSFSSNSYLISHTRIHTEENSYLCDICGKSFSHNKTLNNHRRIHTGERPYHCDICGESFSQKGHLSTHVNIHTKV, from the exons ATGAATCATTTTACTAAACGAAAATACCCTGAAGTAAGagagccatatcactgtgatatctgtggtaattcaTTCACTGAAGAAAGAGTCTTAGCTAAACACAA TAGTGACTtgattaaacacaaacgtattcatacaggagatatTAAACACAAATGTAGTCATACACGTGAGGAGCCGTATCATTgtaatatttgtgataaatcattctcttcaAATAGCTATTTGATTAGTCACACGCGTATTCATACTGAAGAAAACTCATAtctgtgtgatatttgtggtaaatcattttctcacaaCAAGACTTTAAATAATCACAGACGTATCCATACAGGTGAAAGACCATATCATTGCGACATctgtggtgagtcattctctcaaaaaggccACTTAAGTACACATGTGAATATTCATACAAAAGTGTAA